From the genome of Lutzomyia longipalpis isolate SR_M1_2022 chromosome 2, ASM2433408v1, one region includes:
- the LOC129791381 gene encoding phosphomevalonate kinase, protein MENPKIILLFSGKRKSGKDFLTEHLLSILDRDKCEIARISEPIKSFWAKEHALDLQELLSDGTYKENHRKKMIEWSEKERAKDYGIFCRKAMENVTMPICIVSDIRRKTDLRWFTENYPPQKIRKIRVKCSDNTRSARGWVFQAGVDDAESECDLDDITDWDFVIDNDQEGVPAEELLKPLLDLVKNL, encoded by the exons atggaaaatccaaaaataattcttctctTCAGTGGTAAAAGGAAGAGTGGAAAGGATTTTCTCACTGAACACCTCTTGAGCAT aTTAGATCGCGATAAATGCGAAATTGCACGTATTTCAGAACCAATAAAGTCATTCTGGGCAAAAGAACACGCGCTGGATCTTCAGGAATTGCTGAGTGATGGTACCTACAAGGAGAATCACCGTAAAAAGATGATTGAATGGAGTGAGAAAGAGCGTGCAAAGGATTATGGGATCTTTTGCAGGAAAGCAATGGAAAATG TGACGATGCCAATTTGCATTGTGAGTGATATCCGGAGGAAGACAGACCTCCGGTGGTTCACCGAAAACTACCCCCCGCAGAAGATCCGAAAGATTCGTGTGAAATGTTCAGACAACACAAGATCCGCTCGTGGATGGGTGTTCCAAGCAGGTGTGGATGATGCTGAGTCTGAGTGCGACTTGGACGACATCACAGACTGGGATTTTGTGATTGACAACGACCAAGAGGGAGTACCAGCTGAGGAATTGCTTAAACCCCTCCTagatttagtaaaaaatctctaa